In Ancylomarina subtilis, the genomic stretch CATTCCATTTCTCTTTTTGAAGGGCTATTTGATCGAGGTAGCTATAGTCTTGTGTTCTTTCTGACATATTGAATAAATTATAATGTGGCACAAAGATATAAAAAGCCTTGAAAGCATATTTGAGCTTAGGCTTTGAAAATCAGTTTCTGATCGATTTTTTGAGAAACTTTAATTCGATTTGCAGACTTTATCCCTTTTTTAATGGAACATATTTATTACTTTTGCTATCGCAACAAGCCCAGGTGGCGGAATTGGTAGACGCGCCAGCTTGAGGGGCTGGTGGCCTTATGGTCGTTCGGGTTCGAGTCCCGATCTGGGCACAGAAAGCTTTGTAAATCGTTGATTTGCAAAGCTTTTTTTATTACAGACGGCATCGTGTGAGAGGTCTGTGATACTATTGATATTTTGAGAAAAAACAAATTCTCAAATTAAGGACCCCATTATTTATTGTTTGTATTCTTTTCATATTTAAAGCTTAAAAAATATATGGGTTACTTGCATTCTATAACTGTTTCTTTAAAAGCCAACACCCGTAGAATTATCTTACCGTTACATGAATGCATTTGGTTTGCCCCTCAAGCAGAACGTAACATTTACCTTCAGTCTGCAACTTAATTAATACGCGAAGCAATATATTTCTAAGGCGGTATGTATAAACAGGTTTACTGTTACCTCTCTCAAAAAAACGAGTTTGCGAAATATCAAAGGTCCTACCATAATAATGTGATGAATTATTTGGCGTAGCGTTTACGTTTTTTTTGCGCAGCGATTTTTGATCTTCGATGGTCCTCAATATTGATGTTACAGAAAACCGATATTTTCTAATGCCCAATTCTTCGAGTTGGTCACAAAACGCTTCGCCAAGAAGGTCTAAAAACTCGACTGCTGGTTCTTGCAGGTAAGGAAGTGAATTTGTTAAATGGGGTATTTCATAGTATTTGTTATCGGTTATTTTGTCGAGATCATAACGGCGCCCAAACTCTTTGGGGCTTGTCTTATATTCGTCTTTTGAAACCAAAGGCTTTTCCAAACCTTTTGCTTGTGCAAGCTTTAGATGATAATTATTATTATAACGGCGCAGTGCTCTATTTTCATTTTTTGAAAGTACCGGAACAGAGACCTGGGCTTCGGTTTTACCTTTGTTTGTTGGGCTTAATGCTGAAAATAGTATAGGTATACTACTTGCGAATATTGCGGTGGTTATTAAAATTTTGCGAGTATGATATCTTTTTTTTCTTTTGTTCATGTCAATATTTTAAGCTCATAAAAGTAAAAAAAAACAATCTTTAATTATTTCCAGACTCTTGTTTATTTTGTTGGATGAACAATATATTGACTAGTATTTTCAATACTTTACTTGCCCAGATTCAAAATTGAACATCAGGCTTAGAATTGACTCTATGACCAGTAGCAACATTAAAGTTTAATTTTCCAAAGCAAATCGAAGCCCGATTTATTCCCCTCGTTGGATGCTTGCAAAAGTAGAGAACGAATGATATGATATTCAATAATCAATCGGTAAGGCACCAACTGCTTGTTTTCACTATCGATAGAAAATAGTTGAGAGTAGCTCATATATAAATCATTGGTAATGTATTTACCAAAGGTTACGGCTCCGGTTTCCCAGTTATCTTCGCCACTTATTTCTATTGTATCCAGACCTATACTTTTGGCGATTAATTTCTGAAAAAGGTTTGATACTTGTGAGTATATCAGCGATTTTGCCTGATTGTTTTGACTCGATATCTGCCCCTGCTCACTACTGGCCAATTCATCCATTTTTTTCCCAAATAGGAGGTAGGCAATTGCATCTTTTTCTTCAATATATTCATTGTTTAAGCTAAAGGCGAATGTTGGATTTTTTAATGTTCCGCTTATTTTAAGTTCCAGTGATTTTGTGTTTCTATTGACATCTCTGAATTTATAATTCATCACAATATCGATATTAGGGTCAATCTCAGATCCTCCTCTAAGATTAATATCTCCTTTGCTTACTTTGAATTTCCGTCCGGATATTTCTACGGATCCTCTGACTAATGATATGTTGCCGAAAAATTGGGGTTCATCTTTTGTTTTGATCATCTTTATAAGACCCGATAATTCGAGTTGCATGTTAGCCCCATTAATCCACGTGTTTTTAGGAATATCGATATTAAATTCGCCACGGAGGTTCTTAAAAAAATGATTATGAATAAGAATTAACGAATCGACCGTTTTTTTGCTGCTGGCAGCCTTAAGTTTCATGTTTGCGTCTTCTTCTAATGCAGCGATTAATAGAGGTGTGTCGAGTGCTTTAACAGAAGTGTTTTCGATAAAAGGGTCGATATTAATTTTGCTTCGCACAAGGGTTAAACCTCCCGAAATAACAGGTTTTTTAATACTTCCGGTCAGTTGGGCATCGGCATTAAAAATTAGCTGAGCATAGTACGATTTGAGGGCTGTAAAGTTATTAGCCTTCAGTTGAAAGTTGATGTCGTGTATCACATCACTCATATTTTCAGGTAATTTAGCTTTCCCTTTTATTAACAGATCCCCCTTATCTCCTGAGGCTATATAGAGTGAGTCCAAATTCAGTTCATCCTTATTTAGCGAAAAGGACAGATTTATATTTT encodes the following:
- a CDS encoding DUF5715 family protein, with product MNKRKKRYHTRKILITTAIFASSIPILFSALSPTNKGKTEAQVSVPVLSKNENRALRRYNNNYHLKLAQAKGLEKPLVSKDEYKTSPKEFGRRYDLDKITDNKYYEIPHLTNSLPYLQEPAVEFLDLLGEAFCDQLEELGIRKYRFSVTSILRTIEDQKSLRKKNVNATPNNSSHYYGRTFDISQTRFFERGNSKPVYTYRLRNILLRVLIKLQTEGKCYVLLEGQTKCIHVTVR